The proteins below come from a single Euleptes europaea isolate rEulEur1 chromosome 5, rEulEur1.hap1, whole genome shotgun sequence genomic window:
- the B3GALNT1 gene encoding UDP-GalNAc:beta-1,3-N-acetylgalactosaminyltransferase 1, whose translation MSVIHLKRIFWSVSLISAILMIWYMAIPSRTVIEYINWIYFYEYEPVYKQKFVFTLRERIKCEDSNPFLVILVTSRPADVKARQAIRITWGFEKSWWGNQVQTMFLLGQGEKDDSSTLSIEDESILYGDIIRQDFLDTYDNLTLKTIMAFRWVAEFCSNTQYVMKTDSDVFIHTGNLVKFLLKQNASENFITGYPLINNPPHRGLFKKVYISYDEYPFNVYPLYCSGLGYILNSRLACRVYEMMHHVKPIKFEDVYVGICLNILGESVYIPEDAELFFLYRINFDICKYKHLIAVHGISSHEMIRYWQEIMKETSVPCH comes from the coding sequence ATGTCCGTGATACACTTGAAAAGGATTTTTTGGAGTGTGTCTCTTATCTCTGCCATATTAATGATATGGTATATGGCAATTCCCTCCCGCACTGTAATAGAATATATAAACTGGATATATTTCTATGAGTATGAACCTGTTTATAAGCAGAAATTTGTCTTCACGCTACGTGAGAGAATAAAATGTGAAGACAGCAACCCATTTTTGGTTATTTTGGTGACTTCAAGACCGGCAGATGTGAAGGCAAGACAAGCCATTAGGATAACGTGGGGCTTTGAGAAATCATGGTGGGGCAACCAGGTTCAGACAATGTTCTTACTGGGTCAAGGAGAAAAAGATGACAGTTCCACCTTATCAATAGAAGATGAAAGCATTCTCTATGGAGACATAATCCGTCAAGACTTCCTTGACACGTATGACAACCTTACCTTAAAAACGATAATGGCCTTCAGATGGGTGGCTGAGTTTTGTTCCAACACTCAGTATGTTATGAAAACTGATTCTGATGTCTTCATCCACACCGGCAACTTAGTGAAATTCCTTCTAAAGCAAAATGCTTCAGAAAACTTCATTACTGGATACCCCTTAATTAATAATCCCCCTCACAGAGGACTTTTCAAGAAAGTATATATTTCTTATGATGAATATCCATTTAATGTCTATCCTCTATACTGTAGTGGATTGGGTTATATCCTTAATTCCAGGCTGGCTTGCAGGGTTTATGAAATGATGCATCATGTCAAACCCATTAAGTTTGAAGATGTCTATGTTGGGATTTGTTTAAATATTCTCGGCGAGAGCGTCTATATTCCAGAAGATGCAGAACTCTTCTTTTTATATAGAATTAACTTTGATATCTGTAAATACAAGCACTTGATTGCAGTACATGGCATCTCTTCACATGAAATGATTAGGTATTGGCAAGAAATAATGAAAGAGACTTCAGTTCCTTGCCACTAA